The segment AGAGGAGGTACGGTAATATACTCTCAGCTCATCCTGTCCTGCGCCACCTTTCTGGGTGTGCCAGAAGCTAACTTTGGGTACCAGGGCACCGGCGAGGTTGATCGGAGGCGTGATCAGTTTGGTTTTTGCAGAGCTACCCATGTAGGTGGCATTGTATTGTCCGCTGTGTGGATCAGCAGGCACGCCTGTGGGGCCACCGTTGCCGATATTCCAGCTTACGTTTTGCAACAGGTATTGCTGTGTCCAGCCCGGAGGAATCACACCGCCTTCAAATCCTTCTTCAAAGACCACTTCGTATTCAACTACCGGAGGTAACCAGGTAGCAACACCCGTTTGAGCGTTTACCGTAAAGTTCTGTGGAGGCAGACAAAGGCTCTGGAGAATCACGTTAAAGGTATTATCATTCTGAATCCAGATTCCACCTAAGATATAATCCGTATATCCTTCTTTAGTAACGGTAAGTTTATACATACCATTCCATACTTCATGGAAGTATACGGAACCACCGTTAGGTGTAGTGGCTGCATAAGAATAAACATCCGGATTTGTTTCGCTTTCCAGCACTACATAAGCACCTTCCACACCATTACCATCTTCATCACGTACATTAATCGTAATTTCAGAATCGAATCCATTAGGTACACTGTTAGAGAAGGCAGCTTCAGAAACATTGTAGGTATAAACGGCTTTAACCGCGTAGCGATACCAACCTTGTGGCAGCATATCCCAATCGTAATCGACATATTCTGTTTCAGTTACGTTGTTCGACAGCATTGTCCACAATTCAGGAAGTTCTTCCTGACCCTGGAGCAGACGATACACTTCGTATTTTTCCAGCTCACGGGTTTCTGCTTCGTTATATACATAAGCACGCATCATGAAATTCTGGAAGTTAGCAGTTTTCCATGCTTCATTGCTGGTCACATAACGAGATACAGAACGCATTTCGCTGGAAGAATTATCAATTGCAATAGGTGCACAGTTGGGATAATCACCACCCTGGATCATTGCAACATAGAATTCACCGTCGTTAACCACCACAGCATCATCGAAGAAAACTTCGACCCAGCCATTAGCAGATGGGGTAACATCCATAACTTTAAGCATTTGTCCGGGCATTCCATCCACGCCATTGTCATCAAAAACAGCAATTTGGAAAGGAGCGGTTGTATTACCAGCGGGCCAGCTTCCGTCATAAATATTCACAGCAGCACCCATTACTTCGCAAGGATAACTTGCAGGAGTCATACGGAGTGCATTAATATTTGCAGCTTTATCCCATGCGGTTACATCATCGGCAGCACCGTCATCATAAGCAAGGGTACCGAAGAACATAGGTGCATACCAATCGACATCCACCTGAGTATGTTCATTGTTACGAACTGCAGTGACACCAATAGCCGGATAAGGGAATTCGCAGGGGTCGAAGTTGACCTCAACAGTTTGCATATCCGGAACAAAGATATTCTCAACCGTTTGTGTTTCAAAATCTTCGGCTTCACAAGTAATCGTGTAGGTTGCTTCGGTTACGTCCATGGAATAAACTCCATTATTTCCGGAAACAGCAGTGAAAGCATCACCGGTTTCTTCGTCGATTGCGGTTACAACAGCACCAGCGATAGGTGTGGGAAGCGTACCACAAGCACTAACGGTACCTGTAAGCGTACCCTGTCCGAGGATATAAATATCAGCGGGTCCCGGGAGAGCAGGGCCGGATTCACCGGCAGTAGGATCACCATAAACGGCAGTCACCGTAAATGAATGCCAACCAGCCACCAGATAATCGGAAGTATATTCATTAACTTCAGCCGCTACCTGTGCATAATAAGTACCATTTCTGTAAATATTATACGCGATAAGATTTTCAGGAACAAATCCACCGCCAGAGCCACCGCCCTGGAAGCCAAAAGCACAGATCTCTGAACCTGCCGGGAAGTTACCTACCAGACCGGCAGCACCGGTTGAACGATCGAGAATGTACAATTGAGCTGTGGAAGTGTAGGCTGCAATGTAAACGACATCGGTAGCCGGATCCCAGGCAAGGCCCTGTGCATAATTCAAATCAATACCCAATGCACCGATTGAAGTAGCTACGGCAGTAGTTACATCAATGGTAAAGGATTCGTCAGAAACAATATCTGTAGCATACATTACACCATTACCATCAATAGCAATATCGATGATACCCGCGATAGCCGGGTTTCCAATGGTTGTACTAACGCCAGAGGTCAGATCGATGGTATAAATTGTAGAAACTGCACCATCCGTAGAAGCGGCATACATAATGCCCGCATTTTTATCCATGGCCATACCGGTCCAGGTATGTCCGCTGGCAACACTTACGGTACCAACTGTAGTAAATACTCCGGTAGTGATATCGACAACCTTCAGTTGCGAAGTTGAATTATCGATTACATAGAACATATTTTGATCTTCCACGCCAAAATCACCACAATAGATATCACCGGTAAAGGTAGAAATCTGGGTCATTGTAGCGGGGAATTCCACGTCGATACTTCCAAAAATATTATTGATAGCATCGGTACCGTAGGCAATAGAACCACGGTTCAGGAACAGATCGGGAGATGCTGTTGAAGGTGTTCCGGCAGAAGGAGCACGGCCAAGGTCAATTTCACGGCTTGTGTTACCCGTGGCAGCCACAGTCGGGAAAGTTCCTTCGAAGGCGGGTTCTTCAATCACCGGAGGATCCCACATTAGGTGTGCATAATGGCCATCGGCTTCCCCTTCGAGGTTTCTGGGAGGAGCGAGGTAAGATGCAGTCCAGGTATAATAAACTTTAGGAGACACTCCATTAGGATATACAGCATTTACGCCGGAGGTATACTCAGTACCCCAGGTAACGAAATAAGGAGGAATATCGAGATAAGTATTTTGTGTGCTTTCGAGAAGCAAATCTTCCGTCAGGAAGAAATTATAACCTACAACCCCACGGGTATCGGTTATACCGTCCCAAATCTTGATATTATCTACGGCCCAATACCAGTTCCAGCCATTCCCATCGTTATAATAGAAACGAACTTTAAGCTGTGCATTGGCATAAGGAGTA is part of the Spartobacteria bacterium genome and harbors:
- a CDS encoding carboxypeptidase regulatory-like domain-containing protein — translated: MIQGGNYPECLAVGVNETAPSVMRSYSRNATNGQGWTLAGYTDFMMRAVCEGPAGVVNMNAGDFVEASKPSIASLSMNPPVCNAGEVASGTYRGMENGDAGRGFNNYSVYRLLHTDIYTPENWTLLGNTSNLNYRDNSWPTLDPGLYHWAVVANYTNNASEPGISNFLSNEFDYEVTVEVTTTDGSVPVGALVTMTSQAHNTIQYQDVCDETGTVVFTGVWNDTYDLSVVLVGYDIYEEEVVIDGNMTLEVLLGETLAPPRALYVDGQTLHATWVEPGSFQAYEVDFNDGFPEDLEVNDIGGCGGWFLNAAYSGFTTQFARIDSDANGNGCNDIGEMITPALNAAGVSQLILEFDQYYYQLGSQYADVDVWDGSQWVNLRHQTATIGSWASPNHQVIDLTPYANAQLKVRFYYNDGNGWNWYWAVDNIKIWDGITDTRGVVGYNFFLTEDLLLESTQNTYLDIPPYFVTWGTEYTSGVNAVYPNGVSPKVYYTWTASYLAPPRNLEGEADGHYAHLMWDPPVIEEPAFEGTFPTVAATGNTSREIDLGRAPSAGTPSTASPDLFLNRGSIAYGTDAINNIFGSIDVEFPATMTQISTFTGDIYCGDFGVEDQNMFYVIDNSTSQLKVVDITTGVFTTVGTVSVASGHTWTGMAMDKNAGIMYAASTDGAVSTIYTIDLTSGVSTTIGNPAIAGIIDIAIDGNGVMYATDIVSDESFTIDVTTAVATSIGALGIDLNYAQGLAWDPATDVVYIAAYTSTAQLYILDRSTGAAGLVGNFPAGSEICAFGFQGGGSGGGFVPENLIAYNIYRNGTYYAQVAAEVNEYTSDYLVAGWHSFTVTAVYGDPTAGESGPALPGPADIYILGQGTLTGTVSACGTLPTPIAGAVVTAIDEETGDAFTAVSGNNGVYSMDVTEATYTITCEAEDFETQTVENIFVPDMQTVEVNFDPCEFPYPAIGVTAVRNNEHTQVDVDWYAPMFFGTLAYDDGAADDVTAWDKAANINALRMTPASYPCEVMGAAVNIYDGSWPAGNTTAPFQIAVFDDNGVDGMPGQMLKVMDVTPSANGWVEVFFDDAVVVNDGEFYVAMIQGGDYPNCAPIAIDNSSSEMRSVSRYVTSNEAWKTANFQNFMMRAYVYNEAETRELEKYEVYRLLQGQEELPELWTMLSNNVTETEYVDYDWDMLPQGWYRYAVKAVYTYNVSEAAFSNSVPNGFDSEITINVRDEDGNGVEGAYVVLESETNPDVYSYAATTPNGGSVYFHEVWNGMYKLTVTKEGYTDYILGGIWIQNDNTFNVILQSLCLPPQNFTVNAQTGVATWLPPVVEYEVVFEEGFEGGVIPPGWTQQYLLQNVSWNIGNGGPTGVPADPHSGQYNATYMGSSAKTKLITPPINLAGALVPKVSFWHTQKGGAGQDELRVYYRTSS